From one Flavobacterium kingsejongi genomic stretch:
- a CDS encoding HAD family hydrolase, whose amino-acid sequence MIKTVIFDMDGVIVDTEPVHRYAYFQHFDELKIPVTEELFTTFTGNSTKNVFQSLKDRFGLTGEVEDLVQRKRAIFNDAFDFKEDLFLLAGVEDLIKDLHQNGIQLILASSASKVTIERVFRRFHLHQYFSHIVSGEDFPQSKPNPAIFVHAASLSEAPIAECIIIEDSKNGVTAAKAAGIYCVGYNSEHSKLQDISHADLIINHFNELDAQKVKQLT is encoded by the coding sequence ATGATTAAGACAGTAATTTTTGACATGGACGGGGTAATTGTAGATACAGAACCCGTACACCGTTATGCTTATTTCCAGCATTTTGATGAATTGAAGATTCCGGTTACGGAAGAACTTTTTACAACTTTCACGGGTAATTCTACTAAGAATGTTTTCCAAAGCCTGAAAGACCGTTTTGGCCTTACCGGAGAAGTAGAAGATCTTGTGCAGCGTAAGAGAGCAATTTTCAATGATGCTTTTGATTTTAAGGAAGATTTATTCCTGCTTGCAGGTGTAGAAGACCTCATCAAAGATTTACACCAAAACGGGATACAGTTGATTTTGGCTTCTTCAGCTTCTAAAGTTACTATTGAGCGGGTATTTCGTCGTTTTCATTTACACCAGTATTTCAGTCATATTGTAAGCGGTGAAGATTTTCCGCAATCCAAACCGAATCCTGCTATATTTGTACATGCGGCCAGCCTTTCGGAAGCACCAATTGCGGAATGTATTATTATCGAAGACAGTAAAAATGGCGTAACAGCTGCTAAAGCTGCCGGAATTTATTGTGTCGGTTATAATAGTGAACATTCCAAGCTTCAGGATATTTCCCATGCCGATTTAATTATCAATCATTTTAACGAGTTGGATGCCCAAAAAGTAAAACAACTCACCTAA
- a CDS encoding sensor of ECF-type sigma factor codes for MKMKPLFLLLLVLITMGATAQGSDAKRDKIKALKTSLLTTKLELTSTEAEKFWPVYNAFEEKQYDIRHKKMHSLIDKLKDGSAEKMNEKEAAVFLSQLQSAEDDLYQNRKKLVTNLKNIISPIKIIKLKKAEEDFNRTLLKEYRGKKE; via the coding sequence ATGAAAATGAAACCGCTCTTTCTATTGCTTTTAGTGCTTATTACTATGGGCGCTACTGCTCAGGGCAGTGATGCAAAACGCGACAAAATAAAGGCTCTAAAAACGTCTTTGCTGACAACGAAACTGGAACTAACTTCTACTGAAGCAGAGAAATTCTGGCCGGTATATAATGCTTTTGAAGAAAAACAATATGACATACGCCATAAAAAAATGCATTCCTTAATCGATAAGCTTAAAGATGGTTCTGCTGAAAAAATGAATGAAAAAGAAGCTGCTGTATTTTTATCCCAACTCCAGTCAGCAGAAGATGACCTTTACCAAAACCGAAAAAAACTGGTCACTAATCTTAAAAATATTATCAGCCCGATCAAAATCATAAAACTAAAAAAAGCAGAAGAAGATTTTAACCGTACGCTGCTCAAAGAATACCGGGGCAAGAAAGAATAA
- a CDS encoding cryptochrome/photolyase family protein, with protein sequence MHLFWFRRDLRLEDNTGLAAALATEEEVLPLFIFDKNILSELAHDDARVTFIHQLLEQIQETLAKKGKSLAVFYGEPETIFTQLLKDHPVKAVYTNHDYEPYALQRDTAIANFLQQHQVAFHTFKDQVIFEKSEITKEDGSPYVVYTPYAKKWKQVFREQKILFTDSAKHLDRIFSHNYPFLTLKAIGFEKSKIQVPAYTLATAMITDYKAKRDFPAANPGTSSLSTHLRFGAVSIRHVILKASANAQETFWNELIWREFFMQILWHYPHTVTQNFRPKYDGVQWRNNEEEFKKWCEGTTGYPLVDAGMRQLNATGLMHNRVRMVTASFLCKHLLIDWRWGEAYFAEKLLDYEQSSNIGNWQWAAGCGVDAAPYFRIFNPAEQIKKFDGAFAYTKKWVPEFQELDYRPIVDHKEARERCLRIYKQAVG encoded by the coding sequence ATGCATTTATTTTGGTTCCGAAGGGATTTACGACTGGAAGATAATACTGGGCTGGCAGCAGCTTTAGCCACGGAAGAGGAAGTGCTTCCCCTATTTATCTTTGATAAAAACATACTATCTGAATTAGCTCATGATGATGCAAGGGTCACTTTTATCCATCAGTTATTGGAACAGATACAGGAAACACTGGCAAAAAAAGGAAAATCATTGGCCGTGTTCTATGGGGAGCCCGAAACGATATTCACGCAATTGCTAAAAGATCATCCTGTAAAAGCGGTGTACACCAACCATGATTACGAACCTTATGCGCTGCAGCGTGATACGGCAATTGCAAATTTCCTACAGCAACATCAGGTCGCTTTCCATACTTTTAAAGATCAGGTCATTTTTGAAAAATCAGAAATCACCAAAGAAGACGGTTCACCCTATGTAGTCTATACCCCTTATGCGAAAAAATGGAAACAGGTATTCCGGGAACAAAAAATCCTCTTCACAGATTCGGCTAAACATCTGGATCGTATCTTCTCCCATAACTATCCTTTTCTAACGTTGAAAGCTATTGGTTTTGAAAAATCCAAAATACAGGTCCCAGCTTATACGCTCGCTACAGCTATGATCACCGATTATAAGGCAAAACGGGATTTTCCAGCCGCCAATCCCGGTACTTCTTCCCTTAGTACCCACCTGAGATTTGGTGCCGTGAGTATCCGTCATGTCATTCTGAAAGCCAGTGCAAATGCGCAGGAAACATTTTGGAATGAATTGATATGGCGTGAATTTTTCATGCAAATCCTATGGCATTATCCTCATACCGTAACCCAAAACTTCCGCCCAAAATATGATGGCGTACAGTGGCGTAATAATGAGGAAGAATTTAAAAAATGGTGTGAGGGCACTACCGGTTATCCGCTTGTCGATGCTGGAATGCGGCAACTGAATGCTACCGGGCTGATGCATAATCGCGTTCGAATGGTGACCGCCAGCTTTTTATGCAAACACCTGCTGATTGACTGGCGTTGGGGTGAAGCTTATTTTGCAGAAAAGCTACTGGATTATGAACAATCCAGCAATATTGGAAACTGGCAATGGGCTGCAGGCTGTGGCGTAGATGCCGCACCCTATTTCAGGATATTTAATCCTGCAGAGCAAATAAAGAAATTTGATGGTGCTTTTGCCTATACTAAAAAATGGGTGCCTGAATTTCAGGAACTCGACTACCGCCCTATTGTAGACCACAAAGAAGCACGGGAAAGGTGCCTCAGGATATATAAGCAGGCCGTTGGATAA
- a CDS encoding HAD family hydrolase gives MVKTVIFDMDGVIVDTEPLHYLVNKEHHKALNIEVTDEVYSTFTGTSNKNYFQTLKNMFELADEVDDLITYKNDIFLEAFDHSEDLDLLPGVKDLIQDLFQNGVELILASSSEKVIIDKVFERFGLAPYFSHRVSGEDFPESKPNPAIFEYAAALSKAPKSECIVIEDSTNGIKAAKAAGIYCIGYIGEHSGLQDTALADKVIRHFSELNYDVIQQLKATEDTK, from the coding sequence ATGGTCAAAACCGTAATTTTTGATATGGATGGGGTTATCGTCGATACGGAACCGCTCCATTATCTCGTCAATAAGGAACATCATAAGGCGTTGAATATTGAAGTTACCGATGAGGTGTACAGCACTTTTACCGGAACGTCCAATAAGAATTATTTCCAGACCCTTAAAAATATGTTTGAACTGGCGGATGAGGTAGATGACCTGATTACCTACAAGAATGATATCTTCCTGGAAGCATTTGATCATAGTGAAGACCTGGATTTACTACCGGGAGTCAAAGACCTGATACAGGATCTTTTCCAGAATGGTGTGGAGCTTATTTTAGCCTCTTCTTCGGAGAAGGTAATCATTGATAAGGTTTTTGAACGATTTGGGCTGGCTCCCTATTTTTCGCATCGCGTGAGTGGAGAGGATTTTCCGGAATCAAAACCCAACCCGGCCATTTTTGAATATGCCGCAGCTTTGTCTAAAGCCCCGAAGTCAGAATGTATTGTAATTGAAGACAGTACCAATGGTATCAAAGCAGCAAAGGCTGCCGGAATTTATTGTATTGGCTATATTGGGGAGCATTCCGGATTGCAGGATACTGCATTGGCTGATAAAGTGATCCGTCATTTTAGCGAACTTAATTATGACGTAATCCAACAGCTAAAAGCGACGGAGGATACAAAATAA
- a CDS encoding RsmB/NOP family class I SAM-dependent RNA methyltransferase: protein MRLHRNLVYTTIDSLNAIFNESEYADKVVARALKKDKRWGSSDRKFVAETIYEVVRWKRLYMEIAEVKEPFNRDDIWRIFAVWAVLRGYPIPDWRQLEGTPERKIKGRFDEFSKTRKYRESIPDWMDELGIKELGEDLWTKEIAAQNKQAKVILRVNTLKTTREQLRALLMDLNIETDFLKEQPDALVLKERANVFMTDAFKEGFFEVQDASSQLVAAYLDVAPGMRVVDTCAGAGGKTLHLASLMENKGQLIAMDLYESKLKQLKLRAKRNGAFNIEYRIIDSTKVIKKLHEKADRVLIDAPCSGLGVLKRNPDAKWKLQPEFIDNIRKIQAEVLESYSKIVKPGGKLVYATCSILPSENQEQIKRFLDTEIGKQFTFIKETKVLASESGFDGFYMAQLERKE from the coding sequence ATGAGATTACACAGAAATTTAGTGTACACCACTATAGACTCACTGAACGCCATATTTAACGAAAGTGAATATGCTGACAAGGTGGTAGCAAGAGCATTAAAAAAAGACAAACGCTGGGGAAGCAGCGACCGGAAATTCGTCGCAGAAACGATTTATGAAGTGGTACGCTGGAAGCGCCTGTACATGGAAATTGCAGAAGTAAAAGAGCCTTTTAACAGAGATGATATCTGGCGTATTTTTGCCGTATGGGCCGTTTTAAGAGGTTATCCAATCCCAGACTGGAGACAACTGGAAGGCACTCCGGAACGAAAAATCAAAGGCCGTTTTGATGAGTTTTCAAAAACACGTAAATACAGGGAATCTATTCCAGATTGGATGGATGAACTGGGAATAAAAGAATTAGGCGAAGACCTGTGGACCAAAGAAATAGCAGCACAAAACAAGCAGGCTAAAGTAATACTGCGCGTCAATACCCTAAAAACAACACGCGAGCAACTTCGTGCGTTACTAATGGACCTGAATATTGAAACAGACTTCCTAAAAGAGCAGCCGGATGCATTAGTACTTAAAGAACGGGCAAATGTATTTATGACTGATGCTTTCAAGGAAGGATTCTTTGAAGTACAGGACGCCTCTTCACAGCTTGTTGCAGCCTATCTTGATGTAGCACCTGGAATGCGGGTAGTAGATACCTGTGCCGGAGCTGGTGGTAAAACCCTACACCTGGCTTCCTTAATGGAAAACAAAGGGCAATTGATCGCAATGGATCTTTACGAAAGTAAACTGAAACAGCTAAAATTAAGAGCCAAAAGAAACGGTGCCTTTAATATCGAATACCGAATTATCGATAGTACCAAGGTGATTAAGAAACTGCATGAAAAAGCAGACAGAGTCCTGATTGATGCACCATGTAGCGGTTTAGGGGTTTTAAAACGTAATCCTGATGCAAAATGGAAACTGCAACCGGAATTCATTGATAACATCCGAAAAATACAGGCGGAAGTTTTAGAAAGTTATTCCAAGATTGTAAAACCAGGCGGAAAGTTAGTGTACGCTACCTGTTCGATCCTGCCTTCTGAAAACCAGGAGCAGATCAAACGTTTTCTGGATACGGAAATTGGAAAACAATTCACTTTCATCAAAGAAACCAAAGTGCTGGCGTCAGAATCCGGATTTGATGGATTCTATATGGCACAACTGGAACGTAAAGAATAA
- a CDS encoding sialidase family protein → MKKYLLLLSLITLFSCKKETPATVTMERKPFTGLEIDTILQDDISIRALGIDNNKVWYAGTNGKYGYQDLINDKDFQGVIAKDSSHFEFRALALTSSHFFILNIGNPAQLHKISKDGKHNELVYVESHEKVFYDCMKFWNDKEGIAMGDPTENCLSILLTSDGGTTWHKIPCSDLPQIESGEAAFAASNTNIVVKGDKAWIVTGGKKARVFYAPDKGKTWSVFETPIVQGRTMTGIFTADFYDEKNGIIAGGDYDTPMQNHKNKAITKDGGKTWKLVAENKGFGYASCVQYVPNSNAKQLVSVGTDGLYYSKDSGENWQQLSKDKDLYTIQFQNDSTAFAAGNNKIIRIRFK, encoded by the coding sequence ATGAAAAAATATTTATTATTACTCTCGCTGATTACGCTGTTTTCCTGTAAAAAAGAAACACCAGCGACTGTAACCATGGAGCGAAAACCTTTTACAGGATTGGAAATCGATACGATCCTGCAGGATGATATCAGCATCCGGGCACTTGGGATTGATAATAATAAGGTTTGGTATGCAGGTACGAATGGAAAATACGGCTATCAGGATCTCATCAATGATAAAGATTTTCAGGGAGTTATTGCAAAAGACAGCAGTCATTTTGAATTCCGTGCCCTCGCCCTGACCAGCAGCCATTTTTTTATTTTGAATATTGGCAATCCGGCACAACTGCATAAGATTTCGAAAGATGGCAAACACAATGAGCTCGTCTATGTAGAAAGCCATGAAAAGGTATTCTATGACTGCATGAAGTTCTGGAATGATAAGGAAGGTATTGCTATGGGCGATCCAACGGAAAATTGCCTTTCGATACTGTTAACTTCTGATGGCGGAACGACCTGGCATAAAATACCGTGTAGTGATCTTCCTCAGATTGAATCCGGAGAAGCTGCCTTTGCTGCCAGTAATACTAATATTGTAGTCAAAGGAGACAAGGCCTGGATCGTGACAGGCGGCAAAAAAGCACGGGTATTTTATGCTCCGGATAAAGGAAAAACCTGGAGTGTTTTTGAGACACCAATTGTTCAGGGACGAACGATGACGGGTATTTTTACTGCCGATTTTTATGATGAAAAGAACGGGATTATTGCAGGCGGCGATTATGATACTCCGATGCAGAATCATAAGAATAAAGCGATAACGAAGGATGGCGGGAAAACCTGGAAATTAGTAGCCGAGAATAAAGGTTTTGGGTATGCTTCCTGTGTGCAATATGTGCCCAATTCCAATGCGAAACAACTGGTTTCAGTAGGAACGGATGGGCTTTACTATTCTAAGGATTCAGGTGAAAACTGGCAACAGCTCTCCAAAGACAAGGATTTGTATACAATTCAGTTTCAAAATGACAGTACGGCCTTTGCTGCCGGAAATAACAAGATTATACGGATCAGGTTTAAATAG
- a CDS encoding Crp/Fnr family transcriptional regulator has translation MENTLRKIKSLYPLSDVSLKALIGIMQQRNLPKGEIILKANKVEESVFFIEKGIARAYCDLPDNELTFWFGEEGDYIISARSLINRLPGYETIELMEDCILYEINADEMIALFESNIELANWSRKLAEYELLKLEERFIYRQFKTAKEIYMELLTNSPSLLQRVQLRYIASYLGISQVTLSRIRAEIK, from the coding sequence TTGGAAAATACATTACGAAAAATAAAATCCCTCTATCCCCTAAGCGATGTTTCGCTCAAAGCATTGATAGGGATTATGCAGCAGAGAAATCTGCCGAAAGGCGAAATCATCTTAAAAGCAAATAAAGTGGAAGAGTCTGTTTTTTTTATTGAAAAAGGGATCGCCCGCGCCTATTGTGACCTCCCTGATAACGAACTGACATTCTGGTTTGGTGAAGAAGGGGATTATATTATATCCGCCCGAAGCTTAATCAACCGATTGCCCGGTTATGAGACCATAGAATTGATGGAAGACTGCATCTTATATGAAATCAATGCCGATGAAATGATTGCATTATTTGAATCCAATATCGAACTGGCGAACTGGAGCAGGAAGCTGGCAGAATATGAATTGCTGAAGCTGGAAGAACGTTTTATCTACCGGCAGTTCAAAACGGCTAAAGAAATCTATATGGAGTTACTCACCAATTCTCCTTCCTTGTTACAACGGGTGCAATTGCGTTATATCGCGTCCTATTTGGGAATCAGCCAGGTGACGCTGAGCAGGATCAGGGCAGAAATAAAATAA
- the rho gene encoding transcription termination factor Rho, translated as MFDISVLKEMKLSELQEIAKNAKINKFRGLKKEELVYQILDRQAANPEVIAPEAAAQPEAKSKRSRILPAKKIVPKAEKTTLFNSEPIFTEKVEPVAEETPEVAAPVAEAPVSQKPVVSKNPAEKKVIKFKKDNNNNTVVDRNAPVADTTSKAPSQPNAADTAEAPVAKPANPNQKHPHPKQNPNQNQNPNQNQNSNQNQANGNQANGNQANGNVNPAQNKNKKQNFRDSDFEFDGIIESEGVLEMMPDGYGFLRSSDYNYLGSPDDIYLSNSQIRLFGLKTGDTVKGVVRPPKEGEKYFPLVRVLKINGHDPQVVRDRISFEHLTPVFPTEKFNLAGKQSSISTRIIDLFSPIGKGQRGMIVAQPKTGKTMLLKDIANAIAANHPEVYLIVLLIDERPEEVTDMQRNVRGEVIASTFDREPQEHVKIANIVLEKAKRLVECGHDVVILLDSITRLARAYNTVQPASGKVLSGGVDANALQKPKRFFGAARNVENGGSLSIIATALTETGSKMDEVIFEEFKGTGNMELQLDRKIANKRIFPAVDLTSSSTRRDDLLLDEKTIQRMWIMRKYLADMNPVEAMDFINDRFKKTRNNEEFLISMND; from the coding sequence ATGTTTGATATTTCTGTATTAAAAGAAATGAAGTTGTCTGAACTTCAGGAAATAGCTAAGAATGCTAAAATAAATAAGTTTAGAGGATTAAAAAAGGAAGAATTGGTCTACCAGATCCTGGATCGCCAGGCTGCAAATCCGGAGGTTATAGCTCCAGAAGCGGCAGCACAGCCGGAGGCAAAATCCAAAAGAAGCCGTATTTTACCCGCTAAAAAAATAGTCCCTAAAGCAGAAAAAACAACTCTTTTCAATTCGGAACCTATTTTTACAGAAAAAGTAGAGCCTGTAGCTGAAGAAACTCCCGAAGTAGCTGCTCCTGTAGCAGAAGCTCCTGTTTCACAGAAGCCGGTAGTTTCAAAAAATCCAGCCGAAAAGAAAGTTATCAAGTTTAAGAAAGATAACAATAACAATACTGTAGTAGACCGCAACGCTCCTGTTGCCGATACAACATCCAAAGCCCCAAGCCAGCCGAATGCTGCAGATACTGCAGAAGCTCCGGTGGCAAAACCGGCTAATCCGAATCAAAAACATCCCCACCCGAAACAAAATCCCAACCAAAACCAGAATCCGAATCAAAACCAAAATTCCAACCAGAATCAGGCTAACGGAAACCAGGCTAATGGGAATCAGGCAAACGGGAATGTAAATCCGGCACAAAACAAAAATAAAAAACAAAATTTCAGAGATTCTGATTTTGAGTTTGACGGTATCATCGAAAGCGAAGGTGTATTGGAAATGATGCCTGATGGTTATGGTTTCCTTCGTTCTTCTGATTATAATTATCTGGGTTCCCCGGATGATATTTACCTTTCCAATTCGCAAATTCGTTTGTTCGGATTAAAAACTGGAGATACGGTAAAAGGTGTGGTACGTCCTCCGAAAGAAGGAGAGAAATACTTCCCATTGGTCAGAGTCCTTAAAATTAACGGACATGATCCACAGGTCGTTCGCGATCGGATCTCTTTTGAGCACCTGACGCCTGTTTTTCCAACAGAGAAATTTAATCTTGCCGGCAAACAGAGTTCTATTTCAACGCGTATCATCGATTTGTTTTCCCCGATTGGAAAAGGACAAAGAGGGATGATCGTGGCACAGCCTAAGACCGGTAAAACCATGTTGTTGAAAGATATTGCCAATGCTATTGCGGCCAATCACCCTGAAGTATACCTTATTGTATTGCTGATCGATGAACGTCCTGAAGAGGTAACGGATATGCAGCGTAACGTAAGAGGTGAAGTTATCGCTTCGACCTTTGACCGTGAGCCACAGGAACACGTTAAGATTGCTAATATCGTACTTGAAAAAGCAAAAAGATTAGTAGAGTGTGGGCATGATGTGGTAATCCTTTTGGATTCTATCACGCGTTTGGCCCGTGCTTATAACACCGTGCAACCGGCTTCCGGAAAAGTATTAAGTGGTGGTGTGGATGCAAATGCATTACAAAAACCAAAACGTTTCTTCGGAGCTGCCCGTAATGTTGAAAATGGTGGTTCTTTGAGTATTATTGCTACTGCACTGACAGAAACTGGTTCTAAAATGGACGAGGTGATCTTTGAAGAATTTAAAGGTACCGGTAACATGGAACTTCAATTGGATCGTAAGATTGCCAACAAACGTATTTTTCCTGCTGTGGATCTTACATCTTCCAGTACACGTCGTGATGACCTGCTATTGGATGAAAAAACAATACAGCGTATGTGGATCATGCGTAAATACCTGGCAGATATGAATCCTGTGGAAGCGATGGATTTTATCAACGACCGATTTAAGAAAACGAGAAATAATGAAGAGTTCCTGATTTCGATGAACGATTAA
- a CDS encoding DMT family transporter: protein MNWIYLIIAGILEIGFTTSMKLSNNFTNLKWTIIFIICIVMSFYFVNKACLTLPLGTAYAVWTGIGAVGTVLVGIFYFNEPANFWRVFFIATLIMSILGLKFLGEQSA from the coding sequence ATGAACTGGATTTACCTGATTATTGCAGGAATTTTAGAAATTGGTTTTACAACCAGTATGAAACTGTCGAATAACTTTACCAACCTTAAATGGACGATTATTTTTATTATTTGTATCGTGATGAGTTTTTATTTTGTGAATAAAGCCTGCCTTACCCTTCCGTTGGGTACTGCTTATGCGGTATGGACCGGGATAGGAGCGGTGGGAACTGTTTTGGTAGGGATTTTTTACTTTAATGAACCGGCAAACTTTTGGCGTGTATTCTTTATCGCGACACTCATTATGTCCATACTCGGACTGAAATTTTTAGGAGAGCAAAGTGCTTAA
- a CDS encoding M1 family metallopeptidase: MKFRFQTLCIAFSFLGIANVLYAQDAVPNNQPKFDEFMYRRGNEYRSASGIPGPQYWQNSADYVIEAELDDTKNVLKGKLTMTYHNNSPEALPYIWMYVEQNRFTENSRGTLTTPSGGNRYAGDTDGGIKITYFAAKVHSSTSDKYLVNDTRMQVFFKEPIPAKGGKATVTMNFEFKIPKDGMDRMGRLESKQGTVYSIAQWYPKVAVFDDIVGWNTDPYLGAGEFFLEYGNFDYKITVPYDHIVVGSGELQNPEEVLTKEQISRFKKAADSDKTVYIIEPKEVGNTKNTRPQQKGTVTWHFKMNNTRDVAFASSKSFIWDAAKINLPSGKKALAQSVYPAESNGKEGWSRSTEYTKNSIENYSKKWFEYPYPVAVNVASNVGGMEYPGVSFCGGNSKGASLWDVTDHEFGHNWFPMIVGSNERRYPWMDEGFNTFINYYSTKEFNKGEYQSDIADAKSKVAWMKWNGREGINTYPDVARSMNLAYTAYYKPATGMIMLREYILGPERFDTAFKAYIENWAYKHPQPSDFFNAMDNGAGENLNWFWKGWFYGTGNIDLGIAEVKNTGKELQITFINKGEVPMPIVYDIYYTDGTKERKMLPVEIWQRGNKWTATIATSKAANRIQIDPDNLVPDIDPTDNLWMK; the protein is encoded by the coding sequence ATGAAGTTTAGATTCCAAACATTATGTATCGCTTTTTCCTTCCTGGGAATTGCAAATGTACTTTATGCACAGGATGCTGTGCCCAATAATCAACCGAAATTCGATGAATTCATGTACCGTAGGGGAAATGAATACCGATCTGCATCCGGGATTCCGGGACCACAATATTGGCAAAATAGTGCCGATTATGTTATTGAAGCAGAACTTGATGATACTAAAAATGTACTGAAAGGAAAGCTGACAATGACCTATCATAATAATAGCCCTGAAGCATTGCCTTACATCTGGATGTATGTGGAACAAAACCGTTTCACTGAAAATTCCAGGGGAACATTAACTACACCTTCAGGAGGGAATCGTTATGCCGGTGATACGGATGGTGGAATTAAGATTACTTATTTTGCAGCAAAAGTACATAGCAGTACTTCAGATAAATACCTGGTCAATGATACACGCATGCAGGTTTTCTTTAAGGAGCCTATTCCTGCCAAAGGAGGGAAAGCGACAGTGACGATGAATTTTGAATTCAAGATTCCCAAAGATGGTATGGATCGTATGGGAAGGCTAGAAAGCAAGCAGGGAACCGTATATTCTATTGCGCAATGGTATCCTAAAGTAGCTGTTTTTGACGATATTGTCGGATGGAATACTGATCCTTATTTGGGAGCTGGAGAGTTTTTCCTAGAGTATGGCAATTTTGATTATAAAATTACCGTTCCCTATGATCACATTGTAGTCGGATCCGGAGAACTGCAAAACCCGGAAGAAGTATTGACCAAAGAGCAGATCAGCCGGTTCAAAAAAGCAGCCGACAGTGATAAAACGGTTTATATCATTGAGCCCAAAGAAGTAGGAAATACTAAAAATACTCGACCGCAGCAAAAAGGTACAGTAACCTGGCATTTTAAAATGAACAATACGCGGGATGTGGCTTTTGCCAGCTCTAAATCGTTTATCTGGGATGCTGCAAAAATAAACCTGCCCAGTGGTAAAAAAGCCCTGGCACAATCGGTATATCCGGCAGAAAGTAATGGTAAAGAGGGATGGAGCCGATCTACAGAATACACCAAGAATTCCATAGAGAATTATTCCAAAAAATGGTTTGAATACCCGTATCCGGTAGCGGTTAATGTGGCTTCAAACGTCGGCGGTATGGAATATCCGGGCGTATCATTTTGTGGAGGGAATTCAAAAGGGGCATCGCTTTGGGATGTTACTGACCATGAATTTGGGCACAACTGGTTTCCTATGATTGTCGGGTCTAATGAAAGACGGTACCCATGGATGGATGAAGGATTTAATACTTTTATCAATTATTACAGCACCAAAGAATTTAATAAAGGCGAATACCAATCGGATATCGCGGATGCAAAATCAAAGGTGGCATGGATGAAGTGGAATGGCAGGGAAGGAATTAATACCTATCCTGATGTGGCGCGAAGCATGAATTTAGCCTACACAGCCTATTATAAACCTGCGACTGGAATGATCATGTTGCGCGAATACATACTTGGCCCGGAACGTTTTGATACCGCTTTTAAAGCTTATATTGAAAACTGGGCCTACAAGCACCCGCAACCTTCTGATTTTTTCAATGCAATGGATAATGGAGCAGGTGAAAACCTGAACTGGTTTTGGAAAGGATGGTTCTATGGTACCGGAAATATTGATTTGGGTATTGCCGAAGTTAAAAATACCGGAAAGGAACTGCAGATTACATTCATAAACAAAGGCGAAGTCCCAATGCCTATAGTATATGATATCTATTATACAGATGGTACTAAGGAACGTAAAATGCTTCCGGTAGAAATCTGGCAGCGTGGCAATAAATGGACCGCTACTATAGCTACTTCGAAAGCAGCGAACCGTATCCAGATCGATCCGGACAACCTGGTTCCCGATATTGATCCAACAGACAATCTCTGGATGAAATAA
- a CDS encoding RNA polymerase sigma factor → MKEDQDFIRDLLDAKTQNTAFQQLVSDYQRPLYNLIRGILLNHDDTDDVLQNTFIKVFSNLKNFKGESKLFSWIYRIATNESITFLQQKAKRNGLTSEALQQKNIENLKADSYFDGDKIQLKLQQAIAILPEKQQLVFRMKYFEELKYEDISTILGTSVGGLKASYHHAVKKIEDFMTAD, encoded by the coding sequence TTGAAGGAGGATCAGGATTTTATACGTGACTTATTGGATGCTAAAACGCAAAACACCGCGTTTCAGCAACTTGTGTCCGACTATCAGCGTCCTTTGTACAACCTGATCCGGGGTATTCTCCTCAATCATGACGATACAGATGATGTATTGCAAAATACGTTTATTAAAGTGTTTTCAAACCTGAAAAATTTCAAAGGAGAGAGTAAGTTGTTTTCCTGGATTTACCGGATTGCGACTAATGAATCGATCACATTCTTACAGCAAAAGGCAAAACGAAATGGTTTGACCAGTGAGGCATTACAACAGAAAAACATAGAAAACCTAAAAGCCGACAGTTATTTTGATGGAGATAAAATCCAGTTAAAATTACAACAGGCCATAGCGATACTCCCTGAAAAACAGCAGCTTGTTTTTAGAATGAAATATTTTGAAGAACTGAAATATGAAGATATTTCTACTATTTTAGGCACTTCGGTAGGCGGACTGAAAGCTTCTTACCATCATGCGGTGAAAAAAATAGAGGATTTTATGACTGCCGATTAA